The following proteins come from a genomic window of Tenebrio molitor chromosome 9, icTenMoli1.1, whole genome shotgun sequence:
- the LOC138138397 gene encoding uncharacterized protein — MQKQLIVSILAFASLAFATADNKIPPPKPEDGQRETKWKVEDPGIINLQHREKLYESGPHRFDATAAYKKNFVDKMDPARTIARVDYKYLPGDNSLGLQAENIQRFGTVLSAEATRNLYKDRKSSLDVGVNYGQTFSPFVRSEPFFGGFVRGRF, encoded by the exons ATGCAGAAACAACTCATTGTCTCAATTCTCGCATTCGCCTCTTTGGCGTTTGCCACGGCGGACAATAAAATTCCTCCTCCCAAGCCGGAAGATGGTCAAAG GGAAACGAAATGGAAGGTGGAAGATCCCGGAATCATAAATCTTCAGCACCGCGAGAAGCTTTACGAAAGTGGTCCTCACCGATTCGACGCCACTGCTGCTTACAAGAAGAACTTTGTTGATAAAATGGATCCTGCCAGGACCATTGCGAGAGTCGACTACAAATACCTTCCAGGAGATAATAGTCTGGGTCTACAAGCCGAAAACATTCAGCGCTTCGGTACTGTATTGTCTGCCGAAGCAACACGGAATCTCTACAAGGATCGAAAGAGTTCTTTGGATGTTGGTGTCAACTACGGACAAACGTTCTCACCGTTTGTCAGAAGCGAACCTTTCTTTGGAGGTTTTGTCAgaggaagattttaa
- the LOC138138261 gene encoding uncharacterized protein, with amino-acid sequence MNMQTVYIIAFCCLAAALARPGNTKPEDQSQTKWGVRDGVLNVEHHGNLYKNDNHRFDGTASVTKNFVDNKDPLLVGGRVDYKHLPSNSAIGLGAVNAGQFGTKVDLEASRTLFKDRFSQFDAGVSYGQRFGGPFGNSEPVFGGFIRGRF; translated from the exons ATGAACATGCAAACAGTGTACATCATTGCATTCTGCTGTTTGGCAGCAGCTTTAGCCAGACCCGGCAACACCAAGCCAGAAGACCAAAG TCAAACAAAATGGGGAGTACGAGATGGAGTTTTAAATGTTGAGCACCACGGAAATCTTTACAAGAATGACAATCATCGATTCGACGGTACTGCCTCCGTTACTAAGAATTTTGTCGACAACAAAGATCCTCTCTTAGTGGGAGGTCGCGTAGATTATAAACATCTCCCTTCAAATTCTGCCATCGGTCTGGGAGCTGTGAATGCAGGACAATTTGGTACTAAAGTGGATCTGGAAGCATCGCGTACCCTCTTCAAAGACAGGTTCAGTCAGTTTGATGCTGGAGTTAGCTACGGACAACGATTCGGGGGACCGTTTGGCAACAGCGAACCGGTGTTTGGAGGTTTCATCAGAgggagattttaa